In Labilibaculum sp. DW002, one DNA window encodes the following:
- a CDS encoding gamma carbonic anhydrase family protein encodes MAYIIDLKGKTPQMGKNCFLAPNASIIGDVTMGDGCSIWFSAVLRGDVHYIKIGNNVNIQDNATIHATYKKSPTNIGNNVSIAHNAVVHGCTIKDNVLIGMGAVVLDDAIIEPNAIIAAGSVVTKGTHVESGSVYAGSPAKKIKELSPELLEGEINRIANSYAMYASWYEDTEE; translated from the coding sequence ATGGCATATATAATAGATCTGAAAGGTAAAACACCCCAAATGGGCAAAAACTGTTTTTTAGCTCCAAACGCAAGTATTATTGGTGACGTAACAATGGGTGATGGGTGTAGTATTTGGTTCAGTGCAGTACTACGTGGAGATGTTCACTACATCAAAATTGGGAATAATGTGAATATTCAAGATAATGCTACTATTCATGCTACCTACAAAAAATCACCAACTAATATTGGGAACAATGTTTCAATTGCTCATAATGCGGTTGTTCACGGATGCACAATAAAGGATAATGTACTAATAGGAATGGGTGCTGTTGTTCTGGATGATGCGATTATAGAACCCAACGCAATTATTGCAGCAGGATCCGTAGTTACCAAAGGTACTCATGTGGAATCAGGAAGTGTTTACGCTGGCTCTCCGGCAAAAAAAATTAAGGAATTAAGTCCTGAATTATTAGAGGGAGAGATTAATCGAATTGCCAACTCATATGCAATGTACGCTAGCTGGTACGAAGATACTGAAGAATAA
- the murI gene encoding glutamate racemase, with protein MRNSKQPIGVFDSGYGGLTILNELLNELPEYDFIYLGDNARSPYGTRSFDVVYDYTLEAVEKLFSMGCELVILACNTASAKALRTIQQCDLPKISSSKRVLGVIRPSVEAVSDITKSNHIGVLGTVGTVRSNSYPLEINKLFPGVTVVQEACPMWVPLVENNEFNTIGGKFFIQKNIQTLLEKDPLIDAIILGCTHYPILKEEINELLPDHVKLISQGEIVAKSLRDYLRRHPEMDSMCTKNASREYFTTEFVDSFEEKASRFLNAELKAEHICF; from the coding sequence ATGAGGAATAGCAAGCAACCAATAGGAGTTTTTGATTCAGGATATGGAGGATTAACCATTTTAAATGAATTGTTGAATGAATTACCTGAGTACGATTTTATTTACTTAGGTGATAATGCTAGAAGTCCTTATGGTACAAGATCGTTTGATGTTGTTTATGATTACACCTTAGAGGCTGTTGAAAAGCTTTTCTCCATGGGGTGTGAGTTGGTGATTCTTGCTTGTAATACTGCCTCAGCAAAAGCCTTGCGTACCATACAGCAGTGTGATTTACCAAAGATTAGTTCAAGTAAAAGGGTGTTGGGTGTTATTCGTCCAAGTGTTGAAGCTGTTTCTGATATCACAAAAAGCAATCATATTGGAGTCCTAGGAACTGTTGGGACTGTTCGTTCCAATTCATATCCATTGGAAATTAACAAATTATTTCCTGGCGTAACTGTCGTTCAAGAAGCCTGTCCAATGTGGGTTCCCTTGGTCGAAAACAATGAGTTTAATACAATTGGGGGTAAATTCTTTATTCAAAAGAACATACAGACTTTGTTAGAAAAAGATCCACTTATTGATGCAATAATTCTTGGTTGCACGCATTATCCCATTTTGAAGGAGGAAATTAATGAGCTTCTACCAGATCATGTAAAATTAATTTCTCAAGGAGAAATTGTAGCCAAAAGCTTGAGAGATTATCTTCGTCGTCATCCTGAAATGGATTCCATGTGTACAAAAAACGCAAGCAGAGAATATTTTACAACCGAATTTGTAGATAGCTTTGAAGAAAAAGCGAGTAGATTCTTAAATGCAGAGCTTAAAGCCGAACACATTTGTTTTTAA
- a CDS encoding OmpH family outer membrane protein has product MRHLLKVTLLAIILSTSVSTFAQTLKFGHIDSNKLLSIMPEKEEAQKQIQAAAAEYDTQIKAMREEAQTLISSYLEQKDALAEAVRADKEKEIQNLQTRMQEFDGFAQQALQKKQNELLKPIFDKASAAIKAVGAENGFTYVFDISTGVILFNSNNSVDIMPLVKTKLGIQ; this is encoded by the coding sequence ATGAGACATTTATTAAAAGTTACTTTATTAGCCATTATCTTATCTACAAGTGTAAGTACATTTGCTCAAACCTTAAAGTTTGGACATATCGATTCTAATAAATTATTATCGATTATGCCGGAAAAAGAAGAAGCACAGAAACAAATTCAAGCGGCTGCTGCTGAGTATGATACGCAAATTAAGGCGATGAGAGAAGAAGCTCAGACTCTGATAAGTTCATACCTTGAGCAAAAAGATGCTCTAGCTGAAGCAGTAAGAGCTGATAAAGAAAAAGAAATTCAGAACTTGCAAACTCGTATGCAGGAATTTGATGGTTTCGCTCAACAAGCTCTTCAGAAAAAACAAAATGAATTGTTGAAACCTATTTTCGATAAGGCTTCTGCAGCAATCAAAGCTGTTGGTGCTGAGAACGGTTTTACTTATGTTTTTGATATTAGTACTGGAGTTATTCTTTTTAACTCAAACAACAGTGTAGATATCATGCCATTGGTAAAAACAAAGTTAGGAATTCAGTAA
- a CDS encoding OmpH family outer membrane protein gives MKRLVLLIGFVFVLVGSLYSQQRYGFVDTEYILNKMPDYKNAQEQLDQISSNWQIEIEKIAQEIKELQTKFRADEVFLSSEMRQKREKEIFNKELLAQKLQQKYFGRNGELYKKRQELMKPIQDDIYDAIKEIAKAGTYGMIIDRANGPTIIYSSPKFDLSDKVLYKLGIRTN, from the coding sequence ATGAAACGTTTAGTATTACTTATCGGATTTGTATTTGTACTTGTTGGAAGTTTATATTCTCAGCAACGTTATGGATTTGTAGATACAGAGTACATTCTAAATAAGATGCCAGATTATAAGAACGCACAGGAGCAGTTGGATCAGATTTCTAGTAATTGGCAAATTGAAATTGAAAAAATAGCTCAAGAAATAAAAGAATTACAAACCAAGTTCAGAGCTGATGAAGTTTTTCTTTCATCGGAGATGAGACAAAAGCGTGAGAAGGAAATTTTCAATAAGGAGTTATTGGCTCAAAAGCTTCAGCAGAAATACTTTGGGCGTAATGGTGAATTGTATAAAAAGCGTCAGGAATTAATGAAGCCAATTCAGGATGATATATATGATGCAATTAAAGAAATTGCAAAGGCAGGAACTTATGGTATGATTATTGATCGTGCTAATGGGCCAACAATAATATACAGTAGTCCAAAATTTGATTTAAGCGACAAGGTACTGTATAAGTTAGGTATTAGAACTAATTAA
- the bamA gene encoding outer membrane protein assembly factor BamA translates to MIKRLTFIFILFLSFSAVAQETDTIYNPSLYYSSPKNYEIGGVSVTGVKHLENNVLIQISGLRVGSTIEIPGEKVTKAVKKLYKQGLFSDIQISATKLIDDKIYLNIQLQERPRLSSVNYNGTSKSETTKLRERLNMVKGTQVTEYLVSSTKKVVKDYFKEKGYYNTEVNIVQRDASDDENSVILDVNINRNNKIKISNIIVEGNTAFTDKKVKKAIKDSKEKKLKNFLKSSKYIEEKWEEDKLTLIEKFNEKGYRDALIISDSVVKVEDDRVDIYLKYKEGNRYYFNDVTWVGNTVYTGNYLERVLQIKKGDVFNQTLLSERLNEDDDAVSNLYLDNGYLFFNVNPVETVVGTDSIDIEMRIVEGKQAYIDRVMIKGNTKTHEHVARRELYTYPGELFSKKDIIRSVRELAQLGHFDPEAINPDIQPKPESGKVDIIYELEEKANDQIELSGGWGAGMIIGTVGLKFSNFSIRNMFNKEAWSPLPTGDGQTLSIRAQTNGSYYSSYSLSFVEPWLGGKKPTSLSTSFYYSKQSGYSRQYNRSRQGYGAYGGYGGGDSDQSQKVFGASVGLARRLKWPDDYFSLYNEVSYQNYRLKNWQYYLIANGTSNNFSFTTTLSRSSIDNPLYTRSGSSFSLSMKITPPYSLFDGVNYDRASEQELYKWIEYHKWTFKGQMYTRLLNSTDKLVLYTGAEFGYLGYFNKDKRSPFEGFEVGGDGMSGYSMYGSDNIGLRGYGNGTLTPIAANGQRLGGNIYSKFTAEVRYPLSLSQSATIYALAFAEAGNAWYESEDFQPFNLKRSAGIGLRIFLPMFGLLGIDYGYGFDDANLEGQNGGQFHFVIGQQF, encoded by the coding sequence ATGATTAAAAGATTAACTTTCATTTTTATTCTATTCCTTAGTTTCAGCGCGGTAGCTCAAGAGACTGATACGATTTACAATCCTTCTTTATATTATTCTTCTCCGAAGAATTATGAAATAGGGGGTGTGTCAGTAACAGGAGTAAAGCATCTAGAGAATAATGTGTTGATACAAATTTCTGGTCTTCGTGTTGGGAGTACCATCGAAATTCCTGGAGAGAAGGTGACCAAGGCAGTGAAAAAATTGTATAAACAGGGTCTTTTTTCTGATATACAGATTTCAGCTACAAAGTTAATTGATGATAAAATTTATCTGAATATTCAACTTCAAGAACGTCCTCGTTTATCTTCCGTTAATTATAATGGTACATCTAAAAGCGAAACAACCAAATTAAGGGAACGATTGAACATGGTGAAAGGTACACAAGTGACTGAATATCTTGTGTCGAGTACAAAGAAAGTAGTTAAAGACTATTTTAAAGAAAAAGGTTATTACAATACAGAAGTTAACATTGTTCAACGAGATGCATCTGATGATGAGAATAGTGTTATTCTTGATGTTAATATTAATCGAAACAATAAAATAAAGATTAGTAATATTATCGTAGAAGGAAACACAGCTTTTACGGATAAAAAAGTAAAAAAAGCAATAAAAGATTCCAAAGAAAAGAAATTGAAAAATTTCTTAAAGTCATCGAAGTATATCGAAGAAAAATGGGAAGAAGATAAGTTAACCTTAATTGAAAAATTTAACGAGAAAGGTTATCGTGATGCATTGATTATCTCGGATAGTGTTGTAAAAGTTGAGGACGATCGTGTTGATATCTATTTAAAATATAAAGAAGGAAATCGTTATTACTTTAATGATGTGACTTGGGTCGGTAATACAGTTTATACGGGAAATTATTTAGAGCGCGTATTGCAAATTAAAAAGGGAGATGTTTTTAATCAAACTTTATTGAGTGAGAGATTAAATGAAGATGATGATGCCGTAAGTAACTTGTATCTTGACAATGGATATTTATTCTTTAATGTGAACCCGGTTGAAACTGTTGTTGGAACAGATTCAATTGATATCGAAATGCGTATTGTTGAAGGAAAACAAGCGTATATTGATAGAGTAATGATAAAGGGAAATACAAAAACACACGAGCATGTTGCACGTCGAGAATTGTATACATATCCAGGTGAGTTATTTAGTAAGAAAGATATTATTCGTTCTGTTCGAGAGTTGGCGCAGTTAGGTCATTTCGATCCTGAAGCAATTAATCCTGATATTCAGCCTAAACCTGAGAGTGGAAAAGTTGATATCATATATGAATTAGAAGAAAAAGCTAACGACCAGATTGAACTTTCTGGAGGTTGGGGTGCTGGTATGATTATCGGTACCGTTGGATTGAAATTCTCAAATTTTTCGATTCGTAATATGTTTAATAAAGAGGCTTGGAGTCCTTTACCAACAGGTGATGGCCAAACTTTGAGTATTCGGGCACAAACTAATGGATCTTATTATAGTTCATACAGTTTATCTTTTGTTGAACCTTGGTTAGGAGGAAAGAAACCTACTTCATTAAGCACATCATTTTATTATTCGAAACAATCAGGATATAGCCGTCAGTACAACAGAAGTCGCCAAGGTTACGGTGCTTACGGAGGCTACGGAGGTGGAGATTCAGATCAAAGTCAAAAAGTATTTGGAGCAAGTGTTGGTTTAGCTAGAAGATTAAAATGGCCTGATGATTATTTTTCATTATACAATGAAGTTAGTTATCAAAACTATCGTTTGAAAAATTGGCAGTATTATTTAATAGCTAATGGTACCTCAAACAACTTTAGTTTTACAACAACCTTGTCAAGAAGTTCTATTGATAATCCGTTATACACAAGAAGTGGATCATCTTTCTCATTGAGTATGAAGATTACGCCTCCTTATTCTTTATTTGATGGTGTAAATTACGATCGTGCAAGTGAACAAGAATTGTACAAATGGATTGAATATCATAAATGGACATTCAAAGGCCAAATGTATACGAGACTATTAAATAGTACGGATAAATTAGTATTATATACAGGAGCTGAATTTGGTTACCTAGGTTATTTTAATAAGGATAAACGTTCACCATTTGAAGGGTTCGAAGTTGGTGGTGATGGAATGTCAGGTTACTCCATGTACGGTTCAGATAATATTGGTTTGCGTGGATATGGAAATGGAACCTTAACACCAATTGCAGCAAATGGACAGCGTTTAGGAGGTAATATTTATTCTAAATTTACAGCAGAGGTTCGTTACCCATTATCATTAAGTCAATCGGCTACGATTTATGCATTAGCATTTGCTGAAGCTGGAAATGCGTGGTATGAATCTGAAGATTTTCAACCATTCAACCTTAAACGTTCAGCAGGTATTGGTTTACGTATCTTCCTTCCAATGTTTGGGCTGTTAGGAATCGATTATGGATATGGATTTGACGATGCAAATCTGGAAGGCCAGAATGGCGGGCAGTTCCATTTCGTGATTGGCCAACAGTTTTAA
- a CDS encoding isoprenyl transferase, translating to MSVLNKIIKEKLPTHLAIIMDGNGRWAKMRGEHRIVGHQNGVEAVRSTVEASAELGISYLTLYAFSTENWNRPQDEVLGLMSLLVEAIENETPTLMKNNVRLQAIGDLDSLPLEVREKLQGTISNTSKNTGLTLVLALSYSSRWEIVNAVKNIANEVKDGALSPDEIDFDLFSNKLTTKGIPDPELLIRTSGENRISNFLLWQIAYSELYFTELFWPDFDKEELYKALLNYQNRERRFGKTSEQLNDN from the coding sequence ATGTCAGTATTAAATAAGATAATTAAAGAAAAGCTTCCAACTCATCTAGCCATTATAATGGATGGAAATGGACGTTGGGCAAAAATGCGAGGAGAACATCGTATTGTTGGTCATCAAAATGGGGTTGAGGCAGTACGAAGTACGGTTGAAGCATCAGCTGAACTTGGAATTTCTTATCTAACCTTATATGCATTTTCTACAGAAAATTGGAATCGACCACAAGACGAGGTTTTAGGATTGATGTCTTTGTTGGTTGAAGCAATAGAAAATGAGACTCCAACTTTAATGAAAAACAATGTTCGCCTTCAAGCAATAGGCGATTTAGATAGTTTGCCATTAGAAGTAAGAGAAAAGTTGCAAGGAACAATTTCCAATACATCTAAAAATACAGGTTTAACTTTAGTTTTAGCTTTAAGTTATAGTTCTAGGTGGGAGATTGTAAATGCAGTGAAAAACATTGCAAATGAAGTAAAGGATGGAGCATTATCTCCTGACGAAATTGATTTTGATTTATTCTCCAATAAGCTTACGACCAAAGGAATTCCCGATCCGGAACTTTTGATTAGAACAAGTGGAGAAAATAGAATAAGTAACTTCTTGCTTTGGCAGATTGCTTATTCTGAATTGTACTTTACTGAGTTATTTTGGCCCGATTTCGATAAGGAAGAACTATACAAAGCACTTCTAAATTATCAAAATAGAGAACGCCGATTTGGTAAGACAAGTGAACAATTAAACGATAATTAA
- a CDS encoding DUF6089 family protein has translation MYKLILGILFFAISTTAFSQTKAELGFFGGVAYYLGDINPNKQLYSNSVALGGIYRYNFNSRYSLRAGMLFSGLSGEDKDFNNSYQKARGASFETELVDFSLQVEFNFQPFWSPKKSKSQIMVPYVTGGIGYIAPSSTSSSFTIPMGVGLKTNLGGRWTAALEWSFRKSFTDDLDHLDDPNSLDKSSLIHNNDWASFFGVMISYKLFPDNEECHSYGRFVK, from the coding sequence ATGTATAAACTGATATTGGGAATACTGTTTTTTGCAATTAGCACAACAGCTTTTTCGCAAACCAAAGCAGAGTTGGGCTTCTTTGGTGGTGTTGCCTATTATTTGGGAGATATTAACCCTAATAAACAACTTTATTCAAATTCAGTTGCGTTAGGGGGAATTTACAGATATAACTTTAATTCTCGTTACTCGTTAAGAGCTGGAATGTTGTTTTCGGGATTAAGTGGTGAAGATAAGGATTTTAATAATTCATATCAGAAAGCGAGAGGAGCCTCGTTCGAAACAGAATTGGTTGATTTTTCCCTTCAAGTGGAATTTAATTTTCAACCTTTTTGGTCTCCTAAAAAATCCAAAAGTCAAATAATGGTTCCGTATGTTACGGGAGGAATTGGTTACATTGCTCCAAGTAGTACAAGTTCTTCATTTACCATACCAATGGGGGTTGGTTTAAAAACCAATTTAGGAGGCAGATGGACTGCAGCCTTGGAATGGAGTTTTAGAAAAAGTTTCACAGATGATTTAGATCATTTGGATGATCCGAATAGTTTGGATAAAAGTAGTTTGATTCACAATAACGATTGGGCATCTTTTTTTGGAGTAATGATTAGTTATAAGTTGTTCCCAGATAATGAAGAATGCCATTCATACGGTCGCTTTGTAAAATAA
- a CDS encoding NAD kinase, whose product MKVALFGRSFNESFTESFILMFDVFTKHNIDVVIYEPFYDFLIRDINFKPPVQNYFHSYEDLDKNVDYFFSIGGDGTFLDAVTLVQDSGVPIVGVNSGRLGFMADIARDEIPAAISNILEGNYSIEERTLLKVQTESNGLFKDFNYGLNEFTVHKKDSASMITIHTYIDGEYLNSYWADGLIISTPTGSTAYSLSVGGPILIPNTQNFVISPISPHNLTVRPIVVPNYQEITLKVEGRSDSYLASLDSRSVSFEALNELKISKADFKIKVLKLKSHSFYSTLRNKLMWGVDKRN is encoded by the coding sequence ATGAAAGTTGCTTTATTTGGGAGATCATTTAATGAAAGCTTTACAGAGAGCTTTATCTTGATGTTTGATGTTTTTACCAAACACAATATAGATGTGGTAATCTACGAACCATTCTATGATTTCTTAATTCGTGATATTAATTTTAAACCTCCAGTTCAAAACTATTTCCACAGTTACGAAGATTTAGATAAAAATGTCGATTATTTTTTCAGTATTGGTGGAGATGGAACTTTCCTTGATGCAGTGACTTTAGTTCAAGATTCAGGAGTCCCGATTGTCGGTGTTAATAGTGGAAGACTTGGCTTTATGGCAGATATTGCTCGAGATGAAATTCCTGCGGCTATATCAAATATTTTAGAAGGGAATTACTCAATTGAAGAGAGAACACTACTGAAAGTTCAAACCGAAAGTAATGGTTTGTTCAAAGATTTCAATTATGGTTTAAATGAATTTACCGTGCATAAAAAGGATTCTGCTTCTATGATCACAATTCACACCTATATAGATGGTGAATATTTGAATTCATATTGGGCGGATGGCTTAATTATTTCAACACCTACAGGCTCAACAGCATATTCATTGAGTGTTGGAGGGCCAATCCTAATACCGAATACGCAAAATTTTGTAATTTCACCTATTTCTCCTCATAATTTAACTGTACGTCCTATTGTGGTTCCCAATTATCAAGAGATAACACTTAAAGTTGAGGGAAGAAGTGATAGTTATTTAGCATCTTTGGATTCAAGATCCGTGAGTTTTGAGGCCTTAAATGAATTAAAAATAAGTAAGGCTGATTTTAAAATCAAGGTGCTTAAATTGAAATCTCATTCTTTTTATAGCACACTCCGAAACAAGCTTATGTGGGGTGTTGATAAGCGTAATTAA
- a CDS encoding CBS domain-containing protein → MIAKDLISDVVPVLRESDTGLQALNWMEIFKVSHLPIVRGDQFIGLLSDNDIYDLNQVEEPIGKQKLSLFSPFVTQDQHIYDVIEKVSHLKLTVIPVLLEDETYLGLITLSDLMQYVDNVFAVSEPGGVIVLELNSIDYSLSEIAQIVEGNDAKILSLYVKSSTDSRKIELTIKVNRTNLTSIIQTFLRYDYTIKTTYVREDDMKDFMEDRYNSFMRFLNI, encoded by the coding sequence ATGATTGCAAAAGATTTAATTTCTGATGTTGTTCCGGTTTTAAGAGAATCTGACACAGGGCTTCAGGCTCTGAATTGGATGGAAATATTTAAGGTTTCTCACCTACCAATAGTTAGAGGAGATCAATTTATTGGCCTATTATCTGATAACGATATTTACGATTTAAATCAGGTTGAAGAACCCATTGGAAAGCAAAAATTATCTTTATTTAGTCCCTTCGTTACCCAGGATCAGCATATTTACGATGTAATTGAAAAAGTTTCACACCTAAAACTAACTGTAATTCCAGTTCTTTTAGAAGATGAAACCTATTTGGGATTAATTACTCTGAGTGATTTAATGCAATATGTAGATAATGTGTTTGCGGTGAGTGAACCTGGAGGAGTTATTGTTCTGGAGTTAAATTCCATCGATTATTCTTTGAGTGAGATTGCTCAAATTGTCGAAGGTAACGATGCTAAAATTTTAAGTCTTTACGTTAAATCTTCAACGGATTCAAGGAAAATAGAACTGACTATTAAGGTAAATCGAACCAACTTAACCTCCATCATACAAACATTTCTTCGCTACGATTATACCATAAAAACGACTTATGTCCGAGAAGATGACATGAAAGATTTTATGGAAGATCGATACAATTCTTTTATGAGATTCCTAAATATCTAA
- a CDS encoding pyridoxine 5'-phosphate synthase: MTRLSVNINKIATLRNARGGNTPNVCKMALDCERFGAEGITVHPRPDERHIRYQDVMDLKDLVTTEFNIEGYPTEDFIDLVLKAKPAQVTLVPDPPEAITSNAGWDTVANKDFLIEVINRFKAANIRTSIFVDTNLKNVEGAKATGTDRIELYTEPFADNYPNNPEEAVRPFAIAAEKAHKLGLGVNAGHDLSLENLKFFNENVPNLAEVSIGHALVADALYFGMENTVQMYLRCLK, translated from the coding sequence ATGACTAGACTTAGTGTAAATATAAACAAAATTGCAACATTAAGAAATGCCCGAGGCGGCAACACTCCAAATGTTTGTAAAATGGCATTAGACTGTGAAAGATTTGGTGCAGAAGGTATCACGGTTCACCCACGACCAGACGAACGTCACATTCGCTATCAGGATGTAATGGATCTTAAGGATCTTGTTACTACTGAATTTAACATTGAAGGTTACCCTACTGAAGATTTCATAGATTTAGTTCTAAAAGCCAAGCCTGCTCAGGTAACTCTTGTTCCAGATCCACCAGAAGCTATTACCTCTAATGCTGGCTGGGATACAGTAGCCAATAAGGATTTTCTTATTGAAGTAATCAATAGATTTAAGGCTGCAAACATTCGCACATCTATATTTGTTGACACCAACCTTAAAAATGTTGAGGGCGCTAAAGCAACAGGTACAGATAGAATTGAACTATACACTGAACCTTTTGCCGATAATTATCCCAACAATCCGGAAGAGGCTGTTCGTCCTTTTGCTATAGCAGCAGAGAAAGCGCACAAATTGGGATTAGGGGTAAATGCAGGTCATGATCTAAGTTTGGAGAATTTAAAATTCTTCAACGAAAATGTTCCTAATCTTGCTGAAGTATCTATTGGACATGCTTTGGTAGCTGATGCTTTGTATTTCGGAATGGAAAACACAGTACAAATGTATTTAAGGTGCTTAAAGTAA
- a CDS encoding alpha/beta fold hydrolase: MKLNYKKIGEGPALIIVHGLYGSLDNWLTVAKELAQNFEVYLIDQRNHGSSPHSDSHTYEDLKNDLLEFMDDQKIDKAVLLGHSMGGKTVMFFAVDYPERVNNLVVVDIAPKNYSKISDYAPQTIDHSCIVDAMLKFDLSAFKSRTEIDQKLAEKINSDRVRQFLLKNLKRDENKKFAWKLNIKTLSEFLPQIMDGIDKDRFEGGKGITDFPILFIRGEKSNYITDYDHTLIRAIFPKAEITTIPNAGHWVHAEQPKLLVKTVEYFVLD, from the coding sequence ATGAAACTCAATTATAAAAAAATTGGTGAAGGTCCAGCTCTAATAATTGTACATGGCCTTTATGGCAGCTTAGATAATTGGCTGACTGTTGCTAAAGAACTTGCTCAAAACTTCGAAGTTTACTTAATTGATCAACGCAACCATGGTAGCTCTCCCCATTCAGATTCTCACACCTATGAAGATCTTAAAAATGATCTTCTTGAGTTTATGGATGATCAGAAAATTGATAAAGCTGTTCTTCTTGGTCATTCAATGGGAGGAAAAACAGTTATGTTTTTTGCTGTAGATTACCCTGAAAGGGTAAACAATTTAGTTGTGGTAGATATTGCACCTAAGAACTACAGTAAAATCTCCGACTATGCACCTCAAACGATAGATCATTCCTGCATTGTAGATGCCATGCTAAAATTTGACTTATCGGCATTTAAAAGCAGAACTGAAATTGACCAAAAGCTGGCTGAAAAAATAAATAGTGATCGAGTTCGACAATTTTTGCTTAAAAATTTGAAACGCGATGAAAATAAAAAATTTGCATGGAAACTAAACATCAAAACTTTAAGCGAATTCTTACCGCAAATAATGGATGGTATAGATAAAGATCGATTTGAAGGTGGCAAAGGAATTACAGACTTTCCTATTCTTTTTATAAGAGGCGAGAAATCAAATTACATTACTGATTACGATCACACCTTAATAAGAGCGATTTTTCCAAAAGCTGAAATTACTACGATTCCCAATGCGGGACATTGGGTTCATGCAGAACAGCCAAAACTATTGGTTAAAACGGTAGAATATTTCGTATTAGACTAA
- a CDS encoding 3'-5' exonuclease, translating to MLNNVKVENLLFVDIETVSGNATFDEMSPKLQELWEKKSNYFRKDDESPSDVYGRAGIYAEFGKIVCISTGLVTKKDGVKKFVAKSYYGDDEKQLLEEFGLMLDRFSSKANRNLCAHNGKEFDFPYIARRMLINGVALPSVLDIAGKKPWEVQFLDTMELWKFGDYKHYTSLALLCEIFNIPTPKDDIDGSMVGKVYWEDNDLDRIAIYCEKDILATAQLFLRYQGEDLIPENNFERVLL from the coding sequence ATGTTGAATAATGTAAAAGTTGAAAATTTACTATTTGTAGATATAGAAACGGTATCCGGAAATGCCACATTCGATGAAATGTCTCCTAAGCTTCAGGAATTGTGGGAAAAGAAATCAAATTATTTTCGAAAAGATGACGAGAGTCCTTCTGATGTTTACGGACGAGCTGGCATCTATGCTGAGTTTGGAAAAATAGTATGTATTTCAACAGGCCTGGTGACTAAAAAAGATGGTGTTAAGAAGTTTGTTGCCAAATCGTATTATGGAGACGATGAAAAGCAACTGCTTGAAGAATTTGGGCTTATGCTCGATCGATTTTCTAGTAAGGCAAATCGAAATTTGTGTGCTCACAATGGTAAAGAGTTCGATTTTCCATATATCGCTCGTAGGATGTTGATTAATGGTGTGGCTCTTCCAAGTGTTCTTGATATTGCCGGAAAAAAACCTTGGGAAGTTCAATTCTTGGATACCATGGAATTATGGAAGTTTGGCGATTACAAGCATTATACTTCACTGGCTTTACTGTGCGAAATATTTAATATTCCCACTCCTAAAGATGATATCGATGGATCGATGGTTGGAAAGGTGTATTGGGAGGACAATGACTTGGATCGAATTGCTATTTATTGTGAGAAAGATATTTTAGCCACAGCTCAATTGTTTTTACGATATCAAGGTGAAGATTTAATTCCGGAAAATAATTTTGAACGAGTATTGTTGTAA